The proteins below are encoded in one region of Helianthus annuus cultivar XRQ/B chromosome 2, HanXRQr2.0-SUNRISE, whole genome shotgun sequence:
- the LOC110922200 gene encoding T-complex protein 1 subunit beta: MAVEKLFKDEATEEKGERARMASFVGAMAIADLVKTTLGPKGMDKILQSTGRGHSVTVTNDGATILKSLHIDNPAAKVLIDISKVQDDEVGDGTTSVVVLAGELLREAEKLVGSKIHPMTIISGFRMAADCARKALLDRVNDNKDDAEKFRLDLMRIAKTTLSSKILSQDKEHFAKLAVDAVMRLKGSTNLESIQIIKKAGGSLKDSFLDEGFILDKKIGLGQPKRIENANILVANTAMDTDKVKIYGARVRVDSMAKVAQIEGAEKEKMREKVQKIIGHGINCFVNRQLIYNFPEELFADAGILAIEHADFEGIERLALVTGGEIASTFDNPESVKLGHCKLIEEIMIGEDKLIHFSGVEMGQACTIVLRGASFHVLDEAERSLHDALCVLSQTVNDSRVLLGGGWPEMVMAKAVDELARKTPGKKSHAIEAFSRALIAIPTTIADNAGLDSAELVAQLRAEHHKEDSNAGIDVITGTVGDMSELGISEAFKVKQAVLLSATEAAEMILRVDEIITCAPRRREDRM, translated from the exons ATGGCG GTTGAAAAACTTTTTAAAGATGAAGCTACTGAAGAAAAGGGTGAACGAGCCCGTATG GCATCCTTTGTTGGAGCCATGGCAATAGCTGACTTGGTCAAAACAACATTAGGCCCTAAAGGAATG GATAAAATATTACAGTCTACAGGTAGAGGACACAGTGTCACTGTCACTAATGATGGTGCGACAATCCTAAAGTCCCTTCATATTGACAACCCTGCTGCTAAAGTTCTTATTG ACATCTCAAAAGTGCAAGACGATGAAGTGGGTGACGGGACTACATCAGTGGTAGTTTTGGCTGGTGAACTTTTAAGAGAAGCGGAAAAGTTAGTAGGATCAAAAATTCATCCAATGACTATAATTTCAG GTTTTCGTATGGCTGCTGACTGTGCTCGTAAAGCATTGCTGGATAGGGTCAATGATAATAAAGATGATGCAG AGAAATTCAGGTTAGATTTGATGAGGATCGCTAAGACCACTTTGAGTTCAAAAATTCTTTCACAGGATAAGGAACATTTTGCAAAATTAGCTGTTGATGCTGTTATGAGGCTAAAA GGGAGCACAAACTTGGAGTCCATTCAAATTATCAAGAAAGCTGGAGGCTCACTTAAGGATTCGTTTCTGGATGAGGG ATTTATTTTAGACAAAAAGATTGGCCTTGGGCAACCAAAACGTATAGAAAATGCAAACATTTTGGTCGCAAATACAGCAATGGACACCGATAAAGTAAAAATCTACGGAGCACGTGTTCGGGTAGATTCAATGGCTAAAGTTGCTCAGATTGAAGGAgcagaaaaagaaaaaatgaGAGAAAAAGTGCAAAAGATAATTGGTCATGGGATTAATTGTTTTGTTAACAGACAGTTAATCTACAATTTCCCTGAAGAATTGTTTGCTGATGCTGGCATTCTTGCAATTGAGCATGCTGATTTTGAGGGTATTGAGCGCCTTGCTTTAGTTACTGGTGGAGAAATAGCATCAACCTTTGATAATCCAGAATCGGTTAAACTTGGGCACTGTAAACTCATCGAGGAGATTATGATTGGTGAGGATAAATTGATCCACTTTTCGGGTGTTGAAATGGGTCAGGCATGTACCATTGTTTTGAGAGGAGCAAG CTTCCATGTTCTTGATGAAGCAGAAAGATCCTTGCATGATGCTTTGTGTGTACTGTCTCAGACAGTAAACGACAGTAGGGTTCTCTTAGGAGGTGGATGGCCTGAGATGGTGATGGCAAAGGCAGTGGATGAGCTGGCACGAAAGACCCCTGGCAAAAAATCTCATGCCATTGAAGCTTTCTCACGTGCCCTCATCGCAATTCCAACAACTATTGCTGACAATGCCGGTTTAGACAGCGCTGAGTTAGTAGCTCAACTTCGTGCTGAGCACCACAAAGAGGATAGCAATGCAGGAATTGATGTGATTACCGGCACT GTTGGAGATATGTCGGAGCTTGGAATATCAGAGGCGTTTAAGGTGAAGCAGGCTGTATTGCTCTCTGCAACCGAAGCTGCAGAAATGATTCTGAGAGTCGATGAAATCATCACCTGTGCACCAAGGAGGAGAGAAGATAGAATGTAG